A stretch of DNA from Arachis hypogaea cultivar Tifrunner chromosome 19, arahy.Tifrunner.gnm2.J5K5, whole genome shotgun sequence:
attttaattttatatttctttaatttattttttaattcaacaagtgtgattaaaaataaaataataaatttataattaattaatataacataacattagaattaatttaaaatatatatacattttttagtTTCTTTAAAATGTATATGAAGCCGAGTAAAATTGGATTCGTATTGATCCGAACTCAACCCTAAATACTAATCGAATATGTTTTTGAGACCTTTATCCAACTCTTCGAATCAGACAGGATCATATACACCCTTATCCGCAACACTCCTTTTTAGTTGTGAGTTGTGCCAATGTATTAAATTTTCAGACTCCGAAGGAAAAAAGCACCACTTCTGAAAAGTTTCTCTAAAACAAAGCTCTAAATCAAGCTCCAACCAATGCACTACTTAATTCACGAATCTTAGTGGGGGTTAGTAGCAGTGTAGTACTCTTTTCTATCTATCCCCACTcctcattatttttttcttttttttttgaaaaaacactcctcattatcattataccATTAGTTTTATAATTCAAATTGCCTACACGACTCTTATTTAAATAGTAGTCTTGTCTTATTATAACTTAAAAGTAAAGTTTAATTAATCACATCACTACTGTATGTCTGTTAACGCTTCTCTTAGCGTCAAATCCTTACTTCCACTCCATTGATTTGTCTATCGAGAGAAAGAATAACCGGGTTTTTTAAGGATCAGGAAAAAAACATACAGTTTTTGTGGTTGTGATTATTTCTGTACACAATTTTTTAATATTGCATAGATGGTTTTTAAGTTGATCAAATTATAATGAATAAATTGGAAAATGCCCCAACTGATACGGTGTAATAAGAGGTGGAACAGCTACTATGACCAGTAATTAAGGTGTACAAAAACGTGGGATAGGTGAGCTTATTGGGCTGTGCTTTTGATGAGACTGATAAAATAGatggattcaaattttaaaacttttaatttagtGAAAAATAAAATGTGAACTTGTTTGGGATAAACATATATTTAATAAAgttaatttattaaaaacaatatatatatatatatatatatatatatatatatatatatatatatatatattaaatttaagtaaaaaaataatcACTTATagctttttttataaaatttaattttaatatatttacaatataaaatattttatataattatctaatcacatcttttattttgaaatactCTTTACGTAATTAATATGAGTTACttttactaatataatattaatatatatataaaactattttactgcatcaaaattaaattatctttatattaataaaaaaagaaactaatttctttataattaattatacaaaaatactactaatacaaaaaaattaattattcactcgactactatatatttatatatattaatttatacattttttatatatattaatttatacaatttttttaactaaataattgaTTACCAGTATACCttagattgatttaaaaaaaaatggaaattcaAATCGCCACTTGATGGTAGATGGTAGACAGGCTAAACaattattgatattttataaatttaattgtgGTAAAATCAGATTATATcttgggaaaataaataagaatgttCATGTTACATGCAATTATGCAAAGGTGACCTACATTGTTCAAAAGTCAAAACTAACATGCTATAAGATTACAAGTAAAATGTCCTTATTTCTTCTTCCAAGACACTAACCCCAACCCTGAAAGACGCTTCACCATTACTTAACATCTTTTGTAGAAGATTGGGGGGTAAGGAACAATGTgataaaggtttttttttttttaaacctaTACAAAAATTGTGCTTTTTGGCAATATTAATAACAATCATCAGCACGCACAATGAAACACAGAATTTCCGAAGCATTTTGCTTTATTTGCAATTTTTCTTACACCTGTTTCATTATGGGGGAATCCTCCATTAAGAGGAGATAGGTGGATTCTGTCCATGATGTTAATTTTAGGGGCATCAAGAATTGCCTTGGGCAATGTTAATGCATATTGCATACCCCAAATTGAAAGTGGCCTCATGTAGATGAGAGACCTGTAGTGTCCATCCATTGTCCATGCCTCTGGTGTCTGAAACCAGTACCTGCATTATGCCAAACCTGGTGAATTAGTTCATTTCATTTCTTTAGACAAAAGACAAGAAGTTGCTTCACCCCAAATTGAGAGACTAATCAAATGTATGATTTGATGAATTCAACTAATTATCAATTTAAACAGCAAGAATGAAGCCACAGAATTGTAAGTTTGGCGGGAACTTTTTGCACACAAGATGTATGACAAACACCATCACACTTTCAACCTCTAGTAGATGTTGTGACATAAAGTTAAGAACTCAAATTCAATACTTGATGATAGACGTATTTACCAAAATACTATTATTAACAATGATGAGAGAAAAAACAAGAAAGGATTCGCTTATTTGTTGTGCTatagatattttaaaattggATACATTAATCACGTCTTTGTAGATCTGAGTTTGGGATAAAATTAGTTCAAGGGAGTAATTTCTAACTACGCATCCAATAATCCTAACCCTATTACGGTAAACGAGATGCAAGAAAAAATGAGAATGCTGGAAAACCACACACAATTATGGAGGATAGATGACAAGAAAGTTTACCCGTATCCATCTTCTGACCAGCCTGCTTGAAATATACCCTCGGCAGTTGCGAATGCCTCCTCTTCCATTCCTGCAAGGATCATCGTAGAAGCAACACCGTAGGTCACACCTGTCCAAATTTCACGAGACTGCATGCAGGTCTCATCCACCTTGCCATTGGGATGCATGCCATTCACGGCCCCCATCTTGCCTCCTTTAACTTTCATTACATTGAAATCATACACCTTCCGGAGAGCACTTTTGATCTTGGACTCATCAAAAAGTGGAGGAAGCCCCGATGATGCCGTATACCATTGCCCAGCCAATTGATCAGCTTGAATTGATTTACTGTTACTACTTGATCCACTGTCATAGTTGAAATAAGAACCATTCCACAATTTCTGTTCAAATGCTGGTTTAGCCTTCAAAAACTTCCTTTTGCATGTTTCTGCAAAATCTCTGTCACCTAGTTGAAGGGCCATTGCAGCTGCGGCTTGAAGGGCAGCAAGCCAAAGGCAACCACAATAAGCACTCACACCATGCACTGTCCATGTATCATATGTTTGATCAGGGAACCCATCATTCTCAATAAGACCATCGCCATCTCTATCAAATTGTTCCATATACTCCATTGCAGCTCGTACAGCAGGCCACACATCAACTCCAAAGGACATGTCCCCTGTTGCAGCAAAATCTCGATACACCTGAAGTACGAATTTGGGGTTCAGGTCCTTCCACTTGCTAGTATCATGAATGTTATAAGCATTCATTTCACGCCATGGATCGTGTGTCCCAAGATCATGAGGCACAGCCCCTCTAACCTTACGAATTCCGCAGTTGCCCTCTGCCAGAAACTTCACTTTTCTTCCATCTTCACACAATACAGCTTTAGCGAAGTCACGCTGTATATTTAATTCAATCCTTGGAAAGAGCTCAAGAAGGGCAAACGAAGCATAGAAGTGCACATCATATGTGCACCACATGATATATTCAACACCTTCCAAGTACAGAAACCTTCCGACATCATCTCTGTCATATTGCTGGTCCATCATTGCCAGAGTAACACTAGCATCACTTTCGTGGGAGAGATCACCACGATGTTTTTCATCCACACCATCTACCATGCAATCAACGTCACTGGCACTATCTGTTGTATACTCAACATCATAGGTGCTATCTGTTGTACGCCCAGCATCTGCACCTTGTCTACGACTCACTTTGGCTTCAGTCACTTTGACTTCTGTATTTTCCAATTCTTTTACCTGATCCCGGCTTTTATTCCTCATATTTGAAGATGGCAAAGGCGAGTCTGGAAGACAGATCAAAGAGTCTTCATTTATTAGACTAATCTGACAATAGCAAGATCCACCAAAAAGCAGATTTTATGCAGGTTACTCAATCACAAAACAATATACTTAAATGAATACATACCAATCCAAATTGTTCCTCCAGCAACAAGAAAGTAGAGTTCATTAAACAATGTGAACTTGTACCTgtaaatgaaaatttagttatattatttaAACCAACAGAAGCTTCAAAAGTAAGAGTTGATCAAATGGAGAACAATCTGATAAATATGGGGGGAGGATGATCTAGGAAAGATTGAGAGAAACCtttcttaattaaaataaataacaaaaatttacaGACAGAAGAGCTAGTCATGAActagcaaagaaaaaaaaaagaaaagttctGTTTTATGTTTTTTGCACATACTGAGAGGCTCTAAGCTAATATTTACCTGGCAATTATCCATAACAAACAAATACACAAGTTGatgcttaaaaattaaaatgtcttCATGCTTAAACAGAGAATTACCATTCTGGTAGTGACTCATCCTGAAGAATAGGATTTTGCCATTTCTCAATGTCTTCTTCCCATCGTTTGTATTCTGTTTGGAATTTAAAACATAACAAGGTTTGTAAATATTACTGACAGAATCTAAAACCACTTAGAAACATTACTTTAGAAGCATTCATATCTTTTATCCCTTTTTCGGTGTGTGAAGATCATAACATATAATACTAATGCAGATAAACCACAGTAAGGAAGAATATCAACTTCAATCCAATCAGACAACATACGAGTTAATGCATCATGGGCCAAGTCCTTTGCAGCTCTCTCAGAAgtcccataaaattttgtgtaTCTCCTGCAGAGTAAAAGAATTGAAATTATTCAAACAAAAGCgcaccacaaaaaaaaaaatggtcGGCATACTACGTCTTACTAGACATTTACTATATACAATATTCTTACATAATTCTGATTACCTATGAAAAGTGCTGCCTTTTGAGAACTTTACTTTTGGAGATGACCATGCAAGACTAAATGCCACAGTGCATTTTCCATGGGGTTCCACCCACGTCGAAGCTGAAACAGCAGCACATAGAGTCTCTCCAGGTGATGAGGGCATACTAGCTCCAGAAGAGAAATTCTCCCGGTCAAATTGTCCATCCTTAATATGCAACAATTTAACTTAGAATCAACCACATATATTTTGCCATGAAGGTAATGGTGATATAAATATCATTTAGAATCCCCAAAATAGAGGTAATCTGTACCTGCACCATTTTACACCACATGCCTTTTGCTGTTGTGCTACTTTTTTCAGAGAGCCCAAACTTCGGTAAAACAGAAACACTAACATTCTGTGTCTCACATGCAGCTATTGCAAAGGTTACAGGAGGGTTACCTTTTCCTGTCCTGCATTGGAATAATTTCCAGTAAAATCATCAGTTATATAGCAGTCAGGTGCAAATCGTACATAGATGGATCTTTCATTGGTAATTTGTTTGTGAAAGGATTAAATGTCATCGTAGGAACTACACGACATTACTTGAAtagcaataacaataataataataataacaacaataataatcatcatcatcatctacacTTCCTCAAAAGCTAAATCACTTCGATTTTTGCATATCTAAGTTTTCAACTTCAGTTACAACAATAACAGAGTCTTATCTCACTAGATTGGGTCGGCtatatgaatcaaacgacgccattgtacgctatcatgtatcatgtctgtTGTGGTCAACTCTTTTAACCTGATGCTCTACTGGTCTagaaacataatatatatacagAAGATGGTTGTTGGACTAGTATTCTGTTCTGGATagccttttttctctctctcagaTATTTGGCCTAAAAATCATTTCTCATGAAAATATACCCTTTACCATCCAGCAAATCACCTTTTAAATCATGCTTACCCCTTTCAGTGAAATACTACTTAAAGCACCTTTTAGAAAAATTTTATCCATAATATAAAGTCTCTACAATCCCTTTTCCCTTCTGAATTAACATATCCAAACATAAATTGAGGACTTAGTTTCCTAAAACGGTTTCGTAGATGATCTTTGTTTTACAGCTTCTGAGTATTCCATTTATTATAGAGGACTGTAAAAACCTAAAGTTACATGCTCCTACTTCTACCCATGCAGTAAATCCATATCAATCTATTCTAATTAATACAGAACAGCTACTGAGATCACCTGACTTATGAGTCAACTACTGCACAGAATACTATCTTAACAGaacaaaattttagtaaaataacaGCTTACATTAAAGTATCCAAACCAGAAAACAAATCCCCTCACAACTAGTTCTTATATCACCTTTTCCTTCCAAGAGATCTAAGACCATCAAAACATATCACAGGTCTCCACGACATCTCGACACCCTGATAATTCTTGACCAATTGTTTCCCCTTTAATCTTATAACACAGCCTTACTCAAAGCATAAGCTCTCACACCTAAACTTAATGATCAAGGAAAAGCATCCTTCTCGGTGCATCTTAAGCACAGCTAGTTAATAGGGATATAGGGAAAATCAAACCTAAGCAGCAATACCCCCTTTGGAATAGTCAGAACTTCATGTCATTGTCCTATTATGGATTTAGGTACAAACTACAGAGAAATATGCAAACCAACCGTCATATATAGCTATAAGGTTTGATAACTTGCTTGTGATGTAGAAGTACTCCGGAGACTCCATCTTCAGCTCTGTGAATgagaaaaggtttttgaaaataaagaaaagagtcaAGATAATGTTTTGAGCTTGTGTTATAGATAAGCAAAGATATATCAAGATAGAAGAACTTACATAAACGGCTCATTTACATGACCTCCTGTTAAGTGTGAGTTTCCACCAATGG
This window harbors:
- the LOC112775750 gene encoding uncharacterized protein, with the translated sequence MVSGNIFHCRKNSWPPEEYINKATLQLFDFDSAAPPEQAWRRRLNSHANLLKEFSVTFMEAIKMVRLGIRIWSYVREEASHGRKAPIDPFTRESCKPSATQGVPLGGMGSGSISRGFRGEFRQWQIIPGLCEASPVMANQFSIFVSRDGGNKSFASVLAPGQHEGLGSHKKADDQGISSWGWNLNGQHSTYHALFPRAWTVYDGEPDPELKVSCRQISPFIPHNYRESSLPAAVFVYTLVNTGKERAKVSLLFTWANSIGGNSHLTGGHVNEPFIAEDGVSGVLLHHKTGKGNPPVTFAIAACETQNVSVSVLPKFGLSEKSSTTAKGMWCKMVQDGQFDRENFSSGASMPSSPGETLCAAVSASTWVEPHGKCTVAFSLAWSSPKVKFSKGSTFHRRYTKFYGTSERAAKDLAHDALTQYKRWEEDIEKWQNPILQDESLPEWYKFTLFNELYFLVAGGTIWIDSPLPSSNMRNKSRDQVKELENTEVKVTEAKVSRRQGADAGRTTDSTYDVEYTTDSASDVDCMVDGVDEKHRGDLSHESDASVTLAMMDQQYDRDDVGRFLYLEGVEYIMWCTYDVHFYASFALLELFPRIELNIQRDFAKAVLCEDGRKVKFLAEGNCGIRKVRGAVPHDLGTHDPWREMNAYNIHDTSKWKDLNPKFVLQVYRDFAATGDMSFGVDVWPAVRAAMEYMEQFDRDGDGLIENDGFPDQTYDTWTVHGVSAYCGCLWLAALQAAAAMALQLGDRDFAETCKRKFLKAKPAFEQKLWNGSYFNYDSGSSSNSKSIQADQLAGQWYTASSGLPPLFDESKIKSALRKVYDFNVMKVKGGKMGAVNGMHPNGKVDETCMQSREIWTGVTYGVASTMILAGMEEEAFATAEGIFQAGWSEDGYGYWFQTPEAWTMDGHYRSLIYMRPLSIWGMQYALTLPKAILDAPKINIMDRIHLSPLNGGFPHNETGVRKIANKAKCFGNSVFHCAC